The proteins below are encoded in one region of Leucoraja erinacea ecotype New England unplaced genomic scaffold, Leri_hhj_1 Leri_1374S, whole genome shotgun sequence:
- the LOC129715749 gene encoding putative uncharacterized protein C19orf81, producing MDSSDCPDKQCPEPDERTAVNFNLLSETINATKSGRSTIFKSSKKHLKQFISKYESLDTEMPGIRKFDDSPASHPLTLCVECPAEMDLTHQDIMSAAENILPDAFADGRITSIQFENVNVICGSSGLKNRWLINVSDFQTRSLFLNSGLIINKVYLAVQRYDDLLMEDYKLHLRRAMAQKKVLETLNETANLGMKAR from the exons ATGGACTCATCTGACTGTCCAG ACAAGCAGTGCCCGGAACCGGACGAGAGGACGGCGGTGAATTTCAATCTTCTCTCCGAAACGATAAACGCCACGAAATCTGGACGGTCGACGATCTTCAAATCCTC GAAAAAGCACTTGAAGCAATTTATCTCCAAGTATGAGTCTCTGGACACTGAGATGCCCGGGATCCGCAAGTTCGATGATTCTCCCGCCTCTCATCCTCTGACACTCTGTGTGGAATGTCCG GCCGAAATGGACCTGACCCACCAAGACATCATGTCGGCAGCTGAGAACATTCTCCCCGACGCTTTCGCCGATGGCCGAATCACCAGCATCCAGTTCGAGAACGTCAATGTTATTTGCGGCTCATCTGGGCTGAAGAacag GTGGCTGATCAACGTGTCGGATTTCCAGACCAGGAGTTTGTTCCTCAATTCTGGCCTCATCATCAACAAAGTCTACCTGGCCGTGCAGCGCTATGACGACCTGCTGATGGAGGATTACAAGTTACACCTGCGCAGGGCGATGGCTCAGAAGAAAGTCTTGGAGACTTTGAATGAAACGGCTAACCTGGGCATGAAGGCGAGGTAG